The DNA sequence TTAATTGGTTTTGGAGCTGGAGAAGATGAATACACCACTCCTGTCAATGTAAGTCAGATAACCAGTTTAAATCCCGATGAATATAATGAAATCATGTCCATACCATATCTTGTAGGAGCACGCTATTATGTACTCCAAAATCAGGATTCAATTAATGATACTGTAGCTGTTATTAGTTTAGAGGCAGTAGGTAGTGGTGATCCATGTTTTATAGCTCAAGATTCGTTTATTTATAATAATCAATCATTTGTTGATTTTTTAGTTTCAAATGCAAGGATTAATGGTTTTAATGCTCAGAAAGTTGATTTTATGACCTACAATTCATCTTCAGGTGATGAATCTCCAATTAGCCATATTTATCTTCCTTTTTCCTATGCAAACATTCCTGCGACGTTTTTAACCTGTATGGAAAATCCTAATGTTAATGATTTAGTTCACGGCGATGCTGAGATGCCAGGCTACCTTACAGTAAATGATAACTATGAAAATTTAGTAAAAAACAATGGTGGAGAAGCAAAGCTACAAAGACATTTAGATGAAATTTTATTTCTAACCAAAGACAGTATAAACAAATTATCCATATTTTACGCTCTAAAAAGTTCTTCCAATGCTTAATAAAACATTTAGCAGCTTATTTTTTTATGGAAGATTTAATTATAGACACGAATCAAAATAATCATTTTTCATTTTATAAAAAAATTAGTTAGTCATAACAATATTTATTATAGCTCTGTTTTAATAATAAATTAAATATCAATTCGGAGGGGATCAAAATAGAATTTAAAAATATTTTTAAACTACTTTTAATAGTTGTTTATGCCGATGTAGGACCTGCTATTGGTAAAAACCAAGCTAAATCTATAGCAAAAGAGTATTTATCTTCCCATAATTTGCCATACAAGGTTACAACAGCAACAGAGCTGGTACAAGTTAAAAATACGCAGACAGGAAGTACCAAATGGGTTACACCAGAAGAATATATGAATATTGCTAGTAATGATAC is a window from the Methanobacterium sp. genome containing:
- a CDS encoding M28 family peptidase, coding for MNFEKIIILLTFFIFLAAFIITNHLFISESADLSLVSDVKYISNEIGPRPAGSENEKEASQYLASKLNSYGVETEIDEFKYYSMRSESFKQSENVVGTIKGISSQQIVICADLDSVKDKSNGNYTEGTNDDVTGLAILIGLAKKYQNEKPYFTIKLIGFGAGEDEYTTPVNVSQITSLNPDEYNEIMSIPYLVGARYYVLQNQDSINDTVAVISLEAVGSGDPCFIAQDSFIYNNQSFVDFLVSNARINGFNAQKVDFMTYNSSSGDESPISHIYLPFSYANIPATFLTCMENPNVNDLVHGDAEMPGYLTVNDNYENLVKNNGGEAKLQRHLDEILFLTKDSINKLSIFYALKSSSNA